Part of the Bacteroidota bacterium genome, AACTAAGAGGGTACTTTAAGTTTTTATAACTTCTTAAATTTACTTTTATCCACCCTACCAAAATAGGTGTTTCAATATAAACGGGTACTTTGTTTTTATCATCCGACACCCATACCGTCATTTCTTCCCCACCTTTAAACAATGTACCTTCAATCAATAAGGGTTTAAACTTAATACACTTAAAGGTTCCCAACCCTTCTACCTTTTTTTCTTCTCTTCCAATAAATCGAATATGTACTTTGTAAATTTTATTCTCTAACATTAATACAAGCGGAATTGTGTCGTTATACTTGTGCAACGAAAAATCAATCCCTCTGGCTGCATACACAGCGGTCATTACGTCATACGTGCAAGGAGCAATGGCAACAGAATCTTTCA contains:
- a CDS encoding DUF3108 domain-containing protein, which translates into the protein MNYNWKKIWVSAGQVTFSANLESYMGRTAWHFTGNGTTFSKYDWIYKVRDKYESYCDTSSLKPLRFLRDVHEGGNYYYDDHVFSYTKKRIYSTMQKGKKLVKDSVAIAPCTYDVMTAVYAARGIDFSLHKYNDTIPLVLMLENKIYKVHIRFIGREEKKVEGLGTFKCIKFKPLLIEGTLFKGGEEMTVWVSDDKNKVPVYIETPILVGWIKVNLRSYKNLKYPLSSMVKLN